The following nucleotide sequence is from Stigmatopora argus isolate UIUO_Sarg chromosome 18, RoL_Sarg_1.0, whole genome shotgun sequence.
TTTTCCAAGCGCCCCTTCTGCAACGAAACCGACCGGACGCTGGCTTGAGGGGTGGCGGGGGGGAGAAAGTGGCGAGagcggggcaaaaaaaaaaggggaacggGGCCCGCAAGACGGCACCAAAGTGCGGCTGGTACCACGGTGTTGAGCTCGGGGCTGTCGGGATTGTTGTCCTGAAAGTACTCCACGGCCTTCTGGATCTTGGCGATGCACGCCAGGTACTCGTCCAGCCGACCCGTGGGCCTGAGAGGCAAAGTCGGCGGCGTTCCAGAACGTCGGCGATCTCCCCGTCGACGCGCCGGCGGGCGGCTCACCCCTCTCGGATGATGCGGTCCGTGTCCTTGGCCACGTGGTAGTAGCTGATGACGTGGTCCATGCAGGACAGCGTCTTGTCCACGTTGTCCTGCAGACGCTGCAGATTCTCCGTCTGCTTGTGTACCGGAATGATGGCGTTCTCCAGCTGCATCAGGCGGCTCTCGAACGACGACAGGATGGACACctgacaaccaaaaaaaaaacaagcgcgCCAGTGGCGTTAGGGCACTTGGACGTTTGGTGGCgtcgatggcagccaacgaCTTCCTAGTCATGCACCCCCGTTaataaagtggattggacgttcaCCGCCGTCCACAAAAACTAAAGCTATAGTATACActggttttttttcctcaccatcCCATTTGTCAGCTGATCGCTCTTCTCCAAGTTCTCGCGGATGAAGGCCAAAGTTTCTTGTTCCTGTACATTAGAGAGTGAGGAAGGAGACACGTCGCTTTAGACCGTCCAATCCAAATCGAATATTGAAAAGACGCAAACACATCAGTCGCGGTGTTGCTTTGGTTAGTAACCAAACGAAGGAGGACATTGGCACCTGCTGGAGTTTCTCCTCAATTTCTCTCTTTCTGGCAGACGCGTCCTCGGTGGGAACCATCTTGGGAAGAACAGGACGTCAATAAACCTATAAAGTGCTTTCAAACCGATCAATTCCACATTATTTGATCGGGAAACAGCGTCGTGACGAGAAGCTAGGCAGTTAGCTCCAGCTAGCTTGTTCCGTAGACGCTTCCGGGCTGGACTTCAAAATAAGTCAAAAGCTCTGCTTAGTAGCGTATCCTGGTTCTCTTTCTGACAGGAAGTGTTTAGCATCTTCGCCCCAATGTCTGTTTTTCCAgcaaatttgaagaaaataacgttgtctttgtcatttttaaatcgtTTAACTTTCACTGTGGTGTGCTGCCAAAATGAGGGTaaaagacaaatttaaaaaatgaacaattagGATGTGACGAGTCTGCAGTATACCGCTTGTCCACAGGAGGTCACTAATGAAACCTAAATATATACAGAAAAACAACTCGAGTCATTTagtaatgtacttttttttaaacacaatgtatgacattcaattattttactgcgaattatatataaataacccAGTTCGTAAATGTACAtaggaaaaaagacaaacataaaTAATGTTCTGACCTACAGAACTGAAGTTGGAGTAAGGAAGAAATAGAAGAAAACAACTCTTAAACAATTGAAGTAGTACAAATCAACgagtggaaaataaaataccGTATTATCCGGACCTGAAGTCACTCTGGAGCTTTAGTCGAAAAACGCAtcaggaagaaaaagaaaaacaaataggtCACATTCAAATATAagtcaatgtttttgttgttgttttttaaaggaaaatgtaCCTAAATGTGTCCAATGTCATCATAATAACATTTCAGAAGATGCAAAGTTTGATTTCTAATCTTATATAAATCGCAGGCCTAGGAAAACGATGAACGCGGGGGGATTTAtaatccagaaaatatggtacaaaaTGAAGATTTGAAGCAAAAGATCTGTTGGCCACGTTGCCTTATGATTCTTCCTCTTTGGACAGCGTCTGAGGTGGAAAGCAAACACAgaggtgacttttttttttctctctcagtcATAACGGCAGTTGGATGGGGTGAATTGACTGAAATCCCTAACCTGTTTGAGAAACTGCCTGCCAAAGTAGTTGGTGGCCATATTTTTCAAGTCGGTCCTCCCTCCCACTTTACAGCGCACGTATCCGTAGAGGTTGGCCCCTTGCAGCACCAGGCCCATCAGCACCACCGGCTGCCACGGACGCGAGACCCAGACAAACCCGTCAATTGAAATGATcgattgaaatgagtttatcacttgtCCGATCCATTGAAATCGGGAGGGCTCCGTCCGGACGGAGCGTTTTCGTTTTCAAGCCAATGAAGAAATAGCATCAGCGACTCCTCCCGACCGAAATGGATCGGACGCCTTATCGCCGACAACGAGCGCCATCTCACCAGCCACTTAATGTTGAACTGAAAGAGCGTGCTGAAGGCGAACACCACCCACACCAGCGGACACACGATCAAACCCAGCCAGAAGATCCGAGCCTCCGAATGGGAGCCCTGCGCCTTGCCGCCCCCCTGAAGTAAAAGCACACAAAGCCGGCGGTCGGTGGCGAGCCTCGCCTCGCCGCGCCGCGTCCGCTCACGTGAGCGAAGCAAACCTTGCGCGACTCGAAGATCCAGCGACTTTGCCCGTCCTCGTCCACTTGGTTCCACCACCTCAGCGCCACCAGCAGCCGGCCCGTGATGTTCTGCCGGCGGACCAGAGGGGACGGCGTTGACGCTCGAGCGTCGGACGCGGTCCGTCGGCCCGGCCGCCCACGGACGAGGCTGACCTTGACGGTCCAGAAGTCGCAGGAGAGCAGCAGAATGATGGCCACCGTGCCGCCGACGAGGCCGTCGCCGATCCTCTCGCAGAGCAGGTAGACCAAGATGGCCCCCACCCTGAAGAAGAGATGGAAGAAGGACGCCACTGGGTGCCTGCGGACACCGTGGCTCGCCCGGGTCagcgaggcaaaaaaaaaaagctcgctCTTGCTATTGACGGAGCAAAGTGACTCACTTGATCTTTGTCTTTTTGGACAACCTCTGTTCGGCGTCCTCCTCGGCGTCAAACAGCGAGACGTCTTCATCGTTGTTCTGCTGAGGGAACGGCGAGTAAACAAGACGGACGTCAGCTGACATGGGGGAAAAACGCACTTGAACCCTTTCTAACTTCATATTGAAAAGACGTTTTAGACTTTCAATTTGAAGTAGGAGGTCGCAGCGAACGACTTAAGTAAGCTACGTGAAAacgccaaacaaacaaaaactaccAGTCAACACGATAACACTTGTTTGAAATGACCGCCTAATTCATTACAATTTGTtggaatttaaagtgttcatttgaaaattcatttgaattatgTTTACATTATTTATAGCGTTTTAAAATTCTTTATATATAACAATGCAAATTTGCTTCCTCGGtgaactcattcattttatttacattttattccaagtggaaaaacagacacaatttcaaaagttgaatgacGAACAcgattgttattattgttattttttgagttCGTGTTAAACTAAACCCAATGGAAACATTTTCTGTTGGAACTGTATGTCATGTCGTTTAAGGAGCATTAGCTTGTCAAAAGTTACACTCGGCAGGCGGAACGCTCTTCTTAAGAGGGTTGAAATATCGATCGATTTGAGTTTAAAACTCTCCAAAAGCTCGTTTTGTAAACCGCGCAAGTGTCACTTACGTCTGTGGGCATGTTGACACACGAGCTAACATTTCCTGCTACATGCTAGCTGGAAGACACGTCACTGGATGGGGCGCCCACGTGACCTTCGCCTTCCCCGTCACGTGATCTGCACGTATTGAAAAAAACCGGGCGACGCATGTGAAATGTGGTTGAAAGCTTTTGTTACTCTAAATACATAAACATCAAAAAATCCTCTGCCATGGAAGGGTGTCAGCAAATACTTTCTGGTAGAATTAGAAGACACATCTTTGGAAAGAACCATAATCACGTGACCTGTGTGTACTACATCATTGGATAACGGTCATGCCAGCACAAACTcacgaaaaaacaaaacagaattgtcatttggggggggggtgtttaCTTGTTAAATTATGCAAAGCacgagaaaaacaaacaataaagtCAACAccactttctcagctgcaggacggtttttcccgcaccatttgggaactttttgaacaccacaacctccaggactacatggACACTGTAcatactttcctacatcaaaaactgcacggacaatgtcactgttaataaagggatacgggtttttcctaagcaaaaaccctggatgaccagtgagacacaggcactcatcaaatgccgtaaggCCGACGTTAGCACcgcacacaatcccttctgtgcaataactttggggtgtgcaataacaatgtgcaatatcttagaaatctgtgcaatattttagaattcacctagccaggatgtgacgttttatactactatttgttttttttttttactgggaaaacacactttgtggagtagcaccaccaatttcattatacgcagctgtgtatgatgacaataacagcttttgatttgatataaaggcctagcataccataagactaggctttcatttcaaacgattccacaaaatgtcggctttcataaagagcaagcctttccacaatactagtgtcctgcgagtgcaatcagtggattggcgtcaggtgcttcttgcagcccaacccccgctagTTGAAGTTTGTCAGTGAGCTCAGTTGGTCGGTGCTGGATGGACAAATGCCCCCACCCCCCCATCCTCCCATCCTCCACCCTCCACCctccacccacagcggcccaacccccgttgattcaattttATCAGCTATGTGGTACGCTGGatgcacggcagcagacagaaaggccatgcagaggatgatcaacactgcccagaagatcatgggctcactggatgacatagccgggatgtgactttttctacttttatactactatttatgtttttttttttttactgggaaaacacactttgcggagtagcaccaccaatttcattatacgcagctgtgtatgatgacaataacggcttttgatttgatataaaggcctagcataccataagactaggctttcatttcaaacgattccacaaaatgtcggctttcataaagagcaagcctttccacaatactagtgtcctgcgagtgcaatcagtggattggcgtcaggtgcttcttgcagcccaacccccgctagTTGAAGTTTGTCAGTGAGCTCAGTTGGTCGGTGTTGGATGGACAAATGCCCCCACCCACCATCCTCCACCCTCCACCctccacccacagcggcccaaccccgttgattcaattttATCAGCTATGTGGTACGCTGGatgcacggcagcagacagaaaggccatgcagaggatgatcaacactgcccagaagatcatgggctcactggatgacatagccgggatgtgactttttctacttttatactactatttgtttttttttttttactgggaaaacacactttgcggagtagcaccaccaatttcattatacgcagctgtgtatgatgacaatagaggcttttgatttgatataaactCCGAGGCAtaacatcccataagactaggctttcatttcaaacgattccacaaaatgtagtgtttcataaagagcaagctttccacaatactagtgtcctacgagtgcaatcagtggattggcgtcaggtgcttgtcgt
It contains:
- the tvp23b gene encoding Golgi apparatus membrane protein TVP23 homolog B isoform X1, whose product is MPTDQNNDEDVSLFDAEEDAEQRLSKKTKIKHPVASFFHLFFRVGAILVYLLCERIGDGLVGGTVAIILLLSCDFWTVKNITGRLLVALRWWNQVDEDGQSRWIFESRKGGGKAQGSHSEARIFWLGLIVCPLVWVVFAFSTLFQFNIKWLPVVLMGLVLQGANLYGYVRCKVGGRTDLKNMATNYFGRQFLKQTLSKEEES
- the tvp23b gene encoding Golgi apparatus membrane protein TVP23 homolog B isoform X2; this translates as MPTDNNDEDVSLFDAEEDAEQRLSKKTKIKHPVASFFHLFFRVGAILVYLLCERIGDGLVGGTVAIILLLSCDFWTVKNITGRLLVALRWWNQVDEDGQSRWIFESRKGGGKAQGSHSEARIFWLGLIVCPLVWVVFAFSTLFQFNIKWLPVVLMGLVLQGANLYGYVRCKVGGRTDLKNMATNYFGRQFLKQTLSKEEES